From Candidatus Hydrogenedentota bacterium:
CCATCTCCTTCAACGGTTTCCACATTAGAAAGCACTGTATCATCGGCCTCCATTACAACAGCGAGTTGCGCGCTTCCCTCGGCGGCTGCCGCTTCAATGATCAGTTCATAATCACCGCCCGGCAATATTGCAGAGAAGAAAAGTGACGCATTATCCGAGTCGGCGACCACCTCAATCGCGCCGTGAGCGCTCTCGCTTTCCGCATCGCTCAGCTGCGCGTGATCAGATTGCCACGCTCCCGCTTGCAGCCGTATCCGCCCCAAGCGCAGCGGCGCTTCCTCGGTATCGCTGCCGCCGGAGTCACCGCTGTCACTGCCGCCGGATGTCCCTTTCTCGGAAGCGCCATCCGCAACAATACGCGTAATGTCCACACTGGCACCCACAAAATTCTTATCGGCCAATCGGGTCAGCTCCACCGCATCGAGGCGCAGGGATTGCGGGCTTTCCTGCAGGTTCTCCAAATATTGCAAAAGGTCTTCCAATGGCGCCGGAGGGATGCGCACGTTGATCCGGTATTCTCGATAACCTCGCCCGCCTTCTGCCATGTTCCCTTTACCCAAAGAAATGCCTTCAACCAAATTGCCTTGTTCATTGGCGCTTTCCAGAGGGATGCCGTTTTCGTCAAGATCGGCCGGCGTACGGCTCGCAAGCCGATAAATCTCTTGCCTTAGCCGATCATGAATTTCAGCTTCCGTCCATTGACTGGAATGTTGGGCGGCGATCTTGGCGTATTGAGATTCGACCAATTCGCGATGGGCAATCTGGTTCGTATAAGAAACCAGATCATCTTCCATACGGGCAATGGCCATGTCCATATCATCGAGGGTGACGACGGCGCGTTTGTATAAGGTTACGACGAGCATGAGAATGATGACGGCTAAGGTGAGCAGGGCGAGGCGCTGTTCACGAACCGAGATCTTCTCCCAAATAGATAATATTTTGCGAATAAAATTAGAACCCATCTTCACCCTCCTCAAGGGCGGAAACCTCGATCTGATAGGCGAATACCTGGGTGCCCTGTTCCATGGTTTGTTGTTCATACAGGCTGCGCGCCCGGGCAAAAAACTCCAGATATTGATCGGCGGAGCTGCGGATATTCTGGGTGAATTGCGCCACATCAGTCACCGCCTTGGCGCGGCCCCATAAGCCGATACCATCGTTGCGGTGCAAACTTAAACGGCTGAAATTGACCCTGCCCTCCGGCGCTGCGTCTACGATACGGGCGATTTGCTCGAGGATCGAGCCTTTACGGTCGACCTGTCGACGCAAGATGTTGAGGGCCTCCCTTTTTTCCGCGATGCCCCGTGCGTTCGGTTCTATAACGCTGATGCGCGCTTCCAATTCCCGAATCATTTGACGGCGCTGCTGGAAAGCGAGAAAATAAAGACCGCCCAAAACAATGCAAATGATGAGAGCGAAGACAGCACCCCGTAGTGCCAGACGCTGCATACCTTGGATACGGCGCGCTTTCGTTTCGCTCACGGGCAGCAAATTGAGCGTGGCAGGCGCCTTCCCCATAATTTCGCAGAGCGCGCCGATGCAGGCTAAGGGAATACCGGGCAGCGCCGCCGCTTCGGCACGATCAAGCAAGTCCAAAGCAAAGGCGGCAGGCTGACAGTTCTTCCCTGTTTGTTCGGAGAGGGCAACACAGAATTTATCCATCTGTGCGTAGGGACAGGCAACATAGATATCATCAACGCCGAGACCGTCCGCCGATTCTCGGCGGTAGGCAGATAAGGAACCACGCAGCTCTGAGGCAAGTTCTTCCGTGCCCCCTGCATCGAGAAGCCCTGAACCGCGGCCGTGCTCGGGATCTTCCGCCAGCATCGCCCAGTCTTGCGCGGATACAATGCCGCGGCTGAATACGGGCATCCGCTCTTCGAAGACGGTGATTTCAATACCGCCCACATCTAAACTGACCAGGGCGAAGCGGCCTTCAGGAGGAGCGAAGGTGTTCAAAGACATCATGCAGGCTGTGCTTAAAAATATCTTTTCGGCGTGTAAGCCCGCTTCGGAAAAAAGCGTAATATGACGTTCCACAATTTCATGATGCGCCAGTGCCGCAAGCACTTTGGATTCGCCGCTTTCAAGAGGATTCAAGACGCATTGGTCAATAATCAACTCTTCCACCGTGTAGGGCACATATTCTTCCGCGCTGAAACGCACCATGCCTGCAATTTCTTCCGCATCATGAGAAGGCAGCGTCAGGAAGCGCGTGGTCACGTCCCGCCTCGGCAGGATCAGATAACAGCTGTCGTCCTTGAGCTCCTTTTCAGATACGAATTCGGCAAGTGCAGCGGACAGGGATTCTGTGTCGGCCCACTCTCCTTCACGCTGATGCCAAGCCACTTCACTGACTTTGCCGCCGACGAGTTTCGCGCGCAGCACGGCAATGCCCCGCGCATCCAACAAAAATATACTGGTATAAGCTGATTTACGAGCCAAGTGTCTTCTCCTGCCAATCAAGAATATTGGACACACCCTCATCTAAGCCAATCACGGCGGAACATACAGCACGTATCCGACCATGGCGGCGGGTCGCCACTCCTGTAATCCTAAAGTAAGTGGAGATGCAAGTGCAATACGTATTCAACGGTCCCGACGGGTCAACCGTTACACCCGTCTTCTCTTCGAGGTCTTGCATGTTCTTGAATCCGAGATCATCCGAGGTGTAAGGCACGCCGTCCGAGCCGTTTCGATACGCCAAAATCGTGTCCACATCCCGTTTGCGCACTTTGGGAATACAATGCAACACCTGTGCTGAGGCGGTGTTGATGTTAATTTTACCATCACCCCATACGGTAAGTATATTTTTTAGCGCGGGCTTGTCGCGGTCACCAAACCAATCCTTCTCGCTCACACCGCGTAAATAGCGGATTTCCTCAATGGATTGAAACGGCGTTACCCCCTCTTTTTCATGCACCTCTTTTTCTCTGCGTGCTTTCACACGGCGCACAATGGTGCGGCTCATGGATTCGATCTCTTCCAAAATTTCGATAGGAGCCGTGTTAATGTTGATATAGCGTTCTTCGTCGGTGATGACATAGATCACCTCATCATTTTCATATTCTTGGGCATTTTCAAAATAGCCCTCGTCGAAGAGATCTTTAGGCTGCGCCCAAGACTCCGCAAGGTGGGTGCCGCCCTGAAGTTCGCGGGGCAGCAACATAAACATGAGCCCCCGATTATGCATTTCCACAATACCGCGGTCCACGGCAGCACGGGCCATCATCAGCGCTTCTTCTTGATCCAGCGCGTAGGCGGCGGCGCGGCGCTCAAGAACGGCACGGCGGCCAAAGCCAAGGGTGATCGCAGTCAGCATAGCGGTAATCCACAAAACGCTGACCAAAACAAAACCCTTGTTATGGAAATTAATTCTCTTCAAAAATCATTTTCTCCAACGCACTTTTCTGCATGCGGTGGGCACCGCCCCGCGTGGGAAAAGTGGATTTGAGGGTGTAGGTCTGCTTCCGATCTTCCGGATCACGAAAAGTTATGGTCAACTCAACGCCCTGCGGCAAGCCCCATAAATTGTGATGACGATCCGTATAAATAGGCGGAATAATACGGGGCGCTTCGTCGTCCTTCACATTCTCGGGCGCAGGAACCCAAATATAGCGAATCTTGAAGCGCGTCACATTTTCAGCGATGACCTCCTTAAAAGCACGGCCCACCTTAACACGGCCACGATCAAACTTCTTGGGGTCAGACGGGCGCTTCGGTAAGGCAGTCTGAACCAAAGCCTCACTCCGTTCCAAGGTGCGTTTGTTGCGGTTGTAGCTGTAGCGTACCTGCATGAGCCGACGCCCTTCACCTTCATCCAAATCCATGGGCTGAGCAATCACAAACATCGTAATGGATCGATCGTCACCTTCAAAAAGATGGCCGGCACGGGCAGTCATGTTATTGTATTCATGACCGAAAAGGGTGAAGGCACTGCGCGCTTCCCGATACACATCGAAACCGCCTTCCGTTACGCTCCATGCGCGCAACGAAGCATGGGCGAGCAAATACACGGAGGAAAGAACCGTGCTTAATAGGATGGTCGCCACCAGCAATTCCACCAGCGTAAAGCCTGCACGCCATGCGGCAATGGGTACTGCAGTCTTTCTGTTGTAACACGCCGGGATCACCGCTCCTCCTTGGGCAGCCAAAATAAGTCGGGGCGCAAAAGGGTCTCACCCACGGTTTCCATGGGAACACCGCCGCGTCGCCACTCAATGCGCACCGTCAACTTGCCCATGTAATCTACGATGCGGTCTTCAAAGCTTTGATATAATTCCGGCGGCAACGCATGGATATTTTGCGGACGCGGTATGCTCACCTTTTTTAAATCCCACTTAAAACGAAAGTCGTCATAGGGCGCGTCGAAACGACCGGAACCGGAACCTTCAGGCTGTTGAAAACGCAGCGCCTGATCTCCCGTTACTTGTTGGAGAAGAAAGCGCGCAATGGTATAGTCCTGTCCTTGACGGCGCGTCAGCATCCCTTGGCGCAGCGCACTTTGGATGACTATAGCGCTGACGCTGAGCAGCGCCATGGCAACCACAGTCTCCACAAATATATAACCTTTTCGGCCCCTGGACATCAGCGTTTCTCCTTAAGAGACACCTGCCCCAAAGGTCCCGATACCTCCACCACATAATGACTGTTACGACTCCGTTCATCGGTCAGCTCAATACTCGCCTGGTCGCTCGCGCCATTGGGCAGACAGCGAATATAATGTTCCCGTGTCCCTTTGTTTTGCCGCCCCTTGACCTTCGAAATCGTCAAAAATTGCGGCAAATGCCGTTTCTCGTTTAAGGGCGGGGTCGCTCGCTCAAAAACTTTTTCTTCCTTCTCCAGCCCGGCGAGGTATTCAAGGTAATACAGGTTTTCCTTCATGTTGACGACAACACGGTATTCCCGAGACTCACGAACAGCCATCTCCTGCGCGTAGATAATAGCGGAGAGAAGATCGTTGCGCGCATTGCGCATTTCAATCCCGTTCATGGACCCCACATAGACCGGCACAATGGTCATTGAAATGGCACCGATAATGACGACCACGACGAGCAGTTCCAAAAGCGTAAACGCGGACCGCCCGCCCGGAATATGGTGCGAAACATGGTTCACAATAAGGCTTCCTGCTGTTCTGCGAAAAGCGAAAGAAAGAATCCCATCAAGGCAGCGGCGAGCTGGAGGTCACGTCATCCTCATTATCGGGAATACCGTCGGGACCGGCAGAATAAATGTCGTAATCAGCGAGGAGGATATCTGTCGGAGGCTTGTAAATATAAGGATTGCCCCAAGGATCCATTTTTAACTCGCGGATATAGCGCCGTTTACCCGTAACAAGATCATTGAGCGTTTTCGGATAACTGTCGTTATTGTCCAAAGCAAAAAGATCCACTTGGGTGCTCAGAGTAGCGATGTCGCCTTTTGCAGCGCGGATCTGTGTCTCTCTGACACGGCCGCTGTAATTCGCGGTAATCATACCGGCGAGGATGCCGATAATCACCGTGACAAGAATCAATTCTATTAACGTAAAGCCACTGTTCGATTTCATGGATACTCTCCATTGCCGACAAAGATCATGATCTTTCTCTCGTAAACCTATACCACTATGTAAAATTAACGTATTTTATTGCCAATTGTTTGACAACAAGAATATTGTAACGTATATCCCCTTGCGATGCACTCTTTTCCCCGAAATACAAAAATGCCTCCAAGACCGCTTGTGAGGCGCAACACCCGAAACAAGTCTGATCCCTTATCAAAGCGCGCGCCGGTTCAAAGCATTTTCTCAAAAAGCGTCCAGACTGTTACACTATAGGATTTAAGGTTCCCAACAATGTGAACCTTCAGGATAGAACGCAATGGCTTTGACAGCAGCAAACCAAAACACCTCGCAACAAGAACACCAACTTAAGCGACGAACCGGCAAGCCGTGGATGCTCCTCATCACCAATGCCTTCTATTTGCTCTTGGTCTTTGGGTGGACCGTAGGGAACAAACCGACAGGAAAAGATTTTGCAGCGTTGACACGTCCCGATTTGCTCGGCGCCGTTACGGGACGTTTATTTTCCGCCATGATCGCCGCTTTTTCCACACACTGTTGGCTCTATTATCTCACAAATCTGCTGCTCCTCTATCTGTGCATGGTACTCATACTCATCCTTTGCCGCGTACTGGGCAGAGGGCCCTGGTGGCTGGGATCCGTCGCCGCCGTACTCTTCATGGCCCATCCCCTCAAGACCGAAGCCGTCCTTACGCTCAGCGGTATCCAATTTTTATTGCCCACAGTCTGCGCGCTCTTGCTGCTGCTCCTCTATACACGCTGCCGAGATTCGGCGTCAACCCTTGTCCGTTGGCTGCCGCCTGTCGCGTACCTCGCCCTTATCTTGAGCTTCCCCGACATGATACCCCTCTTTTTAGTTTTGATAATTCTCGACTTTTGTTTCTATCGAAAAAGAGAGCATGCCAAGCCTGTATTGTGGGCGATCTTCATCATCGGTATCAGCGCATTCTTAATCAGCGGTCAATGGGCTGTCCAAGGCGCATGGCTGCCCGATAAAATTGTCTTGTCCTTGTTTCTCATCGTCTATCCTATCGGCATGCTGCCGGACACAATCGCCTTCTTTGCCAACCATCTGCTTATTACTACACTGTGCTTCATCCTTTTCCTCTACCTAATGACACGGCTGCTCCGCAACATAAAAGATCCTCTTGTCACCTTCGGTGTGCTCGCAACTTTTGCCTTCCACCTGCTGCAAGGCGGCGAAGCGGTGGATCCTGTCCATCTATCGGGAAGCGGCAGGATGGTGATGCTCCTCGCCTTATTCGCGCTCAGCCTGGGTAGTATGTTCCATGTCTTCATGCGCAGCGAGCGGTGGCGGTCCACGGTGGTGCGCAACTCAACGCTCCTCTGTGTGGCGGCCATGCTCTCCCAAGGCTGGGTCAACTGGCATTGGCGGCAGGCGGGTTTAGACGTGCAAAGTTTCCAAGAAACAGCCCAGCAAACGGTGGAACAACATCCGGGACAATGGATCGGCTTGCTCCCCAATATCTCTTATGTCGGCACTGTACCCCTTATGTATTCTCAAGCCATACGGTATGACACGCCTTTCAGCCGTGCCTTACCCGTACAAAGCCTCTTAGAACTGCCCGTACTTCCGTCGGCAGCCGTAAAAATCGAAGAATACAACACAGATTCCTTTGAGGTATATGTAAGTAATCCGGCACTCCCAAAGTTTTCGATACCGAAGCGGCTTACCCGGGCATGGTGGTATCAGCGGCACCGACCTCAGGAGGAAGCGCTCTTCCGTCGCGACGCGAAAAATGTACCCTTTCCAATTCTGCGAATTCCTCCCCATAAGGCACGGCTAATCGACTTTCAACCATAAAAATAACGCGCGCCGTCTACGATTTAAACGAAGACGCCAAACTTTTGCCTGCACCCCGCTGTATTTTTTTTCGTTTATAGCTGTGCGTTTTGTAAAATAGTATTATGTTGAGGAATAGAAGCTGTGAAAATATATATTTCCGAGACCTCACACGAACGTAAGCAGAGGAGGAAACAATGATACCGAGACGTTGGGTACATGTGGATCCGGGTGAATATGCGCAAGTACTCCGATGGATAAAAAATCCGCCCAATGACGATAAAGAACCCGTCCACGCTTTTGAAGATAGCGTCACCAGTATACTCGGATTACCCGGCGTCGCCGCAGTTAATTCCGGACGCCAAGCGCTGCGTTTAATCCTAGAATATTTCAAAATCGGTGCCGGCGATGAAATGATCGTTCCCGCCTATACGCTGAACGAGATGTTGACCGATGTTCAAGCCATGGGCATTACCCTAGTCCCAGCAGACCTTGACACCGACACCTTCAACATCACAACGCGCTCCGTCGCACAGCGGATCACCTCAAAAACAAAAGCCATCCTCGCACTCCATATTTTTGGCGCCCCTTGCGATATCGAAGGGCTTCGTGAACTCGCCACTCGACGGGGACTCTATTTAATAGAAGACTGTGCCCACGCATTGGGTTCAACCGTTTTTGGACGATCAACCGGATTTTGGGGAGATGCCGCGTTTTTCAGCTTGGAAACTACCAAAACAGTCAACACCTATGGCGGCGGACTCGTTGTATCCCATGACCCGGAACTCCTTAAGCAGGCAAGAGAATTCAATCTGTCTCAGCCCGAAGGGAATCAGTCCCTTCTCAAAAAGATGAAAGCCGTTCGTTCTGAACAACGGATGTTTCGATACAGACTCGCCTATCCCCCCTTGTTCATGTTAGCGTCACCGCGCTTACAGCCGCTCATGAATCGCCTCTATCGGGGCTCCCAAAAAAAACGTAAAGGACAGGAACGCTACAGTGCCGTACAGGCAAGATTGGGGCTCAACAAACTACACTCGCTCGCAGAACGACTCACCCTGCGCTATCAACGGGCAGGACTATTGAACTCATTGCTGATCCGTGACATCCATCCGCAGCGGATCTTGGCGGGAACAGAATCTACAAATTATTTTTATGTCGTATGTCTGCCCTGTCCCGCAGCGCCCATACGCCGGCAACTACTGTATCAAGGAATTGATGCCGGTGTGGGCAACGAAATTATGGACAATTGCGCGCGACAGCTCGGATATGAGGATTGCACAAACACCGACACCATTTTGGAACGTGCCATCGCCCTGCCCATGTTCGACGGGATCAAAGAGAAAGCCTGTGAGCAGGTAGCAAAAACACTGAACCAACTTGTAAGCCGTATTCAAGATCGCTCCGGGCGCTGAACCAAATAATTGCCAATGCACAGATAGTCAATCCCCGCCGACAAAAACGCATTGACCCCCTGTTCCGGCGTGCGGACGATGGGCTCTTCATGAATGTTGAAGCTCGTATTCAAAACAACACCACTGCCCACCAAAGCCTTCAGTTCCGTTAAAATGCGGTGGAAACTAGGGTTATTGTCTTTGTTCACCAATTGGGCGCGAGCGGTTCCGTCCACATGGACTACCGGATGATGGTCGCGACGCATCTTTTCCGTGCAGCGAAAACAAACCGTCATAAATTCTGCTGTAAAACGCGCCGCTTCCACGTCATGGCAATACAACGCGGCATCTTCCGCGGGTAGGGCAGGGGCAAAAGGCATGAAATCACTGCGCGTTAACATCTTGTTTAGACGCCCCGTGATTTCCGCATCTACAGCACGCACGAGAACAGAACGATTGCCCAAAGCGCGGGGCCCCCATTCCATGGCGCCCGCAAAGCGCGCCACAACATGATCCTGCGCCAACAATTCGGCAACTTTTTTTTCAGGATCAGCCACGTATTCAAAAGGGAGCTCCTTCTCAGTCAACACCGCCTTGATGGCAGCATCGTCGTAGGATTCGCCTAAGAAAACATGAGAAATAGGACGGGGCTGCAAGGATTGGCTTTCACAGATGGCGCCCAATGATAATCCCCCATCGCCCATGTTCGGAAAGATAAAAAGCCTTTCTACTTCTGTCATTTCATGAAGGTGCTGGTTCAGTTTCACATTGGCGAAAACGCCGCCTGCGGCAACCACACTGCGCACTCCCGTTTTCTCGATCCAATGCCGTGCAATGGCAAGCGTAAATTGCTCTAAAAGCTCCTGTGCCCACGCGCTGACGTCGTCCCTGCCATAACGGGGCAACAATTCGTTCCGGATCCATGCGACACGCTTGCGGCCTACGGGTCCGGTATAAAGCAGTTCGCCGTCAACTAGGGAAAAAGGCGCAGGTTCCTGTACCCGTGACGCGTCTCCAACGGCGGCGAGCCCTGTAATTTTACCTTCATCACGAGATGGTACAAAACCGAAGGCTTCTGACAGCGCCTCAAAAAACAGACCGAAAGAACTGTCTGTAGGCGCTGTCCACAACCGTTCGATGGTCTTGCCCAAATGGGCGAGGGACACGGTCATGGACAGACCGTCGCCCATACCGTCTGCGGTCAGACAGAGTGCTTCCTCAAATCCCGAACAGAACCAAGCGCCGGCCGCATGAGCACGATGATGTTCGGCAAAATGAAGCGGAATCTTGCGCAGCGCCGGCGGCAGTTCACGTCGAAATACGGGTGCTAATATAGACATAGACAAACGGCGCAAGAGAGAATCTTCCCGTGTCCGAGACACAGGTGTATGAAACATGACCAGATCTAAAAGCCTTTTGAACAGCGTGTCTTTTTTGCTGCGGAAGGCATTGAAAAGCCAGTTATGCAGGAATGGAAAGAGCCGCACGAGCAAGGGCGGCGTCATATGGCCGCAGACGCATAGCCCGTCAATGGCGGAGGGCGCAACACCTGTGTATTTTAAAAGCGCTTCTAAGGACTGGTGAGGGAAACCGCCTTCATTTTTACGGCGGGAATAACGTTCCTCATTGACGGCGAAAATAATTTCCCCGTCTTCGACCAAAGTCACGCCAGCATCGTAAAGATCTTCACTGATGCCCAGATAGATCACAAGCACCTCCAAGCAATGAGTTGAGTGCAGAAAAAACCATTTCAATAAATCTAAAATGGCTTCGGATGAAAGAAAAGAAAGTATATCATATCGACACAAGCCTACATTATGAAGACGAGAGAACGCGCCTCACTTCCAGACAAAAATCTCTGTGATGTCCTCTTCTTTTGGACCGATTGCATTTCAACCTTGAGTCCGCCATCCGCCTTTTTCATTGAGTGCCAGCCTTAAGTTATGGTATTATTTAAGATAGGTAGAGGTTGATGGCGGTTCAATCCGTGAATTGTTTCACCCTACGCACATTCCCCAAAGGGGGGCTTTATTTTATTCATGACAACTTCACAAAAACAACATTGCGGCACACAAATTGTTGCCGTTGATGGTCCCGCCGGCGCCGGCAAAAGCAGTGTATCCCGTCAAACAGCGCGCGAATTGGGTTTTGCTTTTTTAGATACAGGCGCCATGTACCGTGCCGCCACATGGTTGGCACTGACGCAAGGCGTGCCACTGGACGACGCGGAAGCGCTGGAAGCGTCCACCCGTGCCATGGCATTGGAGCTGCGCGAGGAAGCGGATTGTTTGCGGGTTTTTGTGTCGGGTCGGGAAATAACCGATGCTATCCGGAGTGAAGAAGTAACACGCTCGATCTTTCATTTGGATCAAATTCCCGGAGTACGCCGTCATCTGGTATCCTTACAGCGTGAATTTGGCTGTCGTCGTCCCACAGTGGCGGAAGGGCGCGATATTGGTACTGTTGTGTTTCCGCAAGCGCGCTGTAAAATTTATCTCGATGCAGATCCGGCGTGTCGTGCCCAACGGCGCGCTCGACAATTGGAGACAATGGGCAAATTAGTGGATTTCTCTCGGCTCTTAGCAGAAATAAAGGAACGGGACGCTCATAATCTAAACCGGGCTGATTCTCCGCTTCGCAAGGCTGATGATGCTATTGTTGTAGATACAACTTTTCTTTCTTTTGAAGCTGTTGTCGCGGAATTGGTTCGTTTGGCGCAGGAACGGCTATGAGTTTTGCTGCCGCCACCTACCGTTGGATCCTTCCTTCCTTTGATCATGAACAAGCCGAGGCGTTAAGCCAAGAATTGGGCATTCCGCCGATTATTGTTCATCTGCTGGCGCAGCGGAATTTACGCTCCGCCTCGGCAATAAAAGACTTTTTAAACCCGTCCCTGGCACAATTGACCAATCCCTTTGACTTGACAGGGATGCATGAGGCTGTAAATCGGATTCTTGTCGCTCGGAAGCGGCAGGAGTCCGTATTAATTTTTGGCGACTATGATGTGGACGGTATCAGTGCCTCTGTCATTTTGGAACGGGGACTGCGACGCTTCGGTCTTAACCGGATTCACTGTGACATGCCCGATCGTTTCGCTGAAGGCTATGGGCTTTCGCCCGAACATGTCCGTGCTGCAAAAGACCAAGATGTAAATCTTATCATCACGGTGGACAATGGAATCAGCGCCCATGAAGCGGCGCAATGCGCCAGTGATCTTGGGCTGGATCTCATTGTTACGGATCATCATAGCTTAGAAAAGGAATTGCCCGCCGCTGTGGCGGTGATTAATCCGAAACAAGATGATCCGACCCATCCCGCCCACATGCTCGCCGGCGCAGGCGTTGCTTTAAAAGTGGCGACAGCACTCAACGGCACTCCCCACGATCTGGATATTGCCGCCTTGGGTACCGTGTCAGATATTGTGCCGCTCCTTGCGGAGAATCGCGTCATTGTTGCCCTTGGCATTCGACACATGATCAAGCATCAGCGTATAGGTCTCAAAAGTCTTGCAAAGGCGGGTCATTTTAATATTGCCGAAGTAAGTTCTCAAAAAATTTCTTTTCAGCTGGGACCTCGATTGAATGCCGCAGGACGCCTAGAGACCGGGCATAAAGCGTGGCAACTATTGATGACGGAGCGTGAAGATGAAGCCGATGCGCTTGCCGAAGAGCTGGACGAAACCAATGAAAAACGACGAGGTATTGAACAGCGTATTTTTGAAGAAGCCGAAGAGATTCTCGCCGCCTTTTGGAATGATGAGCAACGCTCCATTGTGCTGGCGGAAAAAAACTGGCATCAAGGGGTGATCGGTATTGTAGCTTCACGTATGCAGGCCCGTTATTTTCTTCCGGTGATCATTTGCTGTCTCGGAGATGATGGCTTATTTCATGGCTCAGCACGAGGCAATGTGGGCTTCAACATGGTTGAAGCATTGGAAGCATGTTCCGAGCATTTAATCACTTTCGGAGGACATGTTGCCGCGGCAGGATTGACCCTTGCACCCGAAGCCATTGACGCCTTTCGTGATGCCTTTGAAAAAGAAGCACGCCGTCAGCTTGGTTCAAAAAAGACCGAACCTATATTGAATGTCCATGCGTGCATTGCTTTGAGTCAAATCGACCGCGATTTCATGAGGCAGATCCACAAATTGGAGCCTTTTGGGCAGAGTAATCCGGAGCCTTTATTCTGTACAGTCGGCGTAAGCGTTGTACCCCAATCCATGCACCTATTGAATGAACAACACCTCAAATTTATGGTGCGCCAAGGGGATACTGTATTTACAGCGTTGGCATTTGGCATGGCGGAACGCTTTTATACG
This genomic window contains:
- the recJ gene encoding single-stranded-DNA-specific exonuclease RecJ, which codes for MSFAAATYRWILPSFDHEQAEALSQELGIPPIIVHLLAQRNLRSASAIKDFLNPSLAQLTNPFDLTGMHEAVNRILVARKRQESVLIFGDYDVDGISASVILERGLRRFGLNRIHCDMPDRFAEGYGLSPEHVRAAKDQDVNLIITVDNGISAHEAAQCASDLGLDLIVTDHHSLEKELPAAVAVINPKQDDPTHPAHMLAGAGVALKVATALNGTPHDLDIAALGTVSDIVPLLAENRVIVALGIRHMIKHQRIGLKSLAKAGHFNIAEVSSQKISFQLGPRLNAAGRLETGHKAWQLLMTEREDEADALAEELDETNEKRRGIEQRIFEEAEEILAAFWNDEQRSIVLAEKNWHQGVIGIVASRMQARYFLPVIICCLGDDGLFHGSARGNVGFNMVEALEACSEHLITFGGHVAAAGLTLAPEAIDAFRDAFEKEARRQLGSKKTEPILNVHACIALSQIDRDFMRQIHKLEPFGQSNPEPLFCTVGVSVVPQSMHLLNEQHLKFMVRQGDTVFTALAFGMAERFYTEEFPEKLDIVFSPFVNTFRGETSIQLTIKDMCAAR